In one Hominilimicola fabiformis genomic region, the following are encoded:
- a CDS encoding sigma-70 family RNA polymerase sigma factor, with translation MKVTEPLRFFFCRFLLESAAGLFLVCVAAPRLSIWIFTFQKFRLEVLAVKYAPRKVYIKESGGYVELSYTDFCRRRQADKGYMDKLFIPVQGCLLEVVREQYADFYRDRERWRYLQKLDARNSLLSLDGFTDSEGNPLDFIADEAADIAETVVNAVMVDRLKAALPLLSDSEQELIQAIFFDGLSEREVGARLGITQSVVNKRKARILRKLRKIIEN, from the coding sequence GTGAAGGTCACAGAGCCTTTGCGGTTTTTCTTTTGTCGTTTTTTGTTGGAAAGTGCCGCAGGGCTGTTTCTGGTGTGCGTTGCCGCTCCCCGCCTCTCCATCTGGATTTTTACATTTCAAAAATTCAGATTGGAGGTATTAGCGGTGAAATACGCACCAAGAAAAGTATATATCAAAGAAAGCGGCGGCTATGTGGAACTGTCCTATACGGATTTCTGCCGCCGCAGGCAAGCCGACAAGGGATATATGGACAAGCTGTTTATCCCCGTCCAAGGTTGTCTGCTTGAAGTCGTAAGGGAGCAATATGCGGACTTCTACCGTGACAGGGAGCGGTGGCGTTACCTGCAAAAATTAGATGCGAGGAACAGCCTGCTATCTCTGGACGGATTTACGGACAGCGAGGGGAATCCTCTGGACTTTATCGCTGATGAAGCGGCGGACATTGCGGAAACCGTTGTCAATGCTGTTATGGTGGACAGGCTGAAAGCCGCCCTGCCTTTGTTGTCGGATAGTGAGCAGGAGTTGATACAGGCAATCTTTTTTGACGGACTTTCCGAGCGTGAAGTCGGGGCGAGGTTAGGCATAACCCAGAGCGTTGTGAACAAACGCAAAGCCAGAATCCTAAGAAAACTAAGAAAGATA